A window of Glycine soja cultivar W05 chromosome 13, ASM419377v2, whole genome shotgun sequence genomic DNA:
TCGAAAGGCAACGCAGAGAGCGATGTGATCAAGGGTGCAAATAGCATACGGTGCCTCTGACGATGACGGTGTGGCCCCCAGGTGAAcaattcctctctctctctctctcaccgcCTAGAAAACCTTTTTCCCCAACCCCATTTCAATGGGTCCTTTCCACTCCCTCTCCCACTTTCTATTAACACCCCTCTTTCCTTCTCTACCTCTATTTAACTAATTCTACAATCTGTTATTACTTTTGCTTGCATCTCTCTGTGTTCAATCTTCAAAGACTTGAATTCTTCTTACTTAGGTTCTGAATGGCTGGAATTTGCTGTGGTGTTGTCGGAGAAGGTGACACTCCGGCTCCACTCGAGCCAACTACTCGCCCCTCCAGGCGCCGGAGTTTGGACATCTTACCCTTAAAATACATCGCTGACATGGCGGTGCCGCCGTCGGATGGTTCACGGAAACGTCCCAAGCTGGATCTCAGGGACCGCGATAACGTAGTTCAAAATTGCGACGAATCCACTGGACACAAGGTGGTGAAAAAAGAAGCCAAAGTGGAAATCCACGACAATGTTTCCGAAACGAAAAACGTAACTGTTGCGGATGCTTCGGAAGTTGAAGATTCTCCTAAGTTCGGCGTGACGTCAGTTTGCGGCAGGAGAAGAGACATGGAAGATTCCGTTTCGGTGCGGCCTTCCTTCACCCAAGGCTTCCACTACTTTGGCGTTTTCGACGGTCACGGTTGCTCTCATGTTCGTATTCTCTCACTATTCTTCTGCTAAATAGTAATGGAtctggttgtggttgtggttgtggttgtgAATTGTGATTCTTAGAAGTTGTATCGTTTTCTTTTCCACAGGTCGCGACTATGTGCAAGGAGCGGTTACACGAGATCGTGAATGAAGAGATTGACAGCGCGCGCGAGAATTTGGAGTGGAAGCTGACGATGGAGAACGGATTCGCTCGCATGGACGACGAGGTTAATCGCAGGAGCCAGAGCAACCAGACCTTCACCTGCAGGTGCGAGCTCCAGACTCCCCACTGCGACGCCGTCGGATCCACCGCCGTCGTCGCCATCGTCACGCCGGACAAACTCGTCGTTTCCAACTGCGGCGACTCCCGCGCCGTCCTCTGCCGGAAAGGCGTAGCCATCCCTCTCTCCTCCGATCACAAGGTCATTTTCCTTCATTTCATTTCCCGAGAACCAATAAAAAAACCGTTTCCCTAACGTAACCGTTTATTGCAGCCGGATCGACCCGACGAACTGCTCCGAGTCCAATCCAAGGGAGGGCGCGTGATTTACTGGGACGGTCCCAGAGTGCTTGGTGTGTTAGCCATGTCTCGAGCCATAGGTAAGTGAATGAAACAACGCGCACGATAGCAGCTTGATCTCTAGTTTTCGTTCGCGCATTTTAGCATAGGCGGTTAAGATTAACGCCAGTGTGTTACTTCCGTTTGTGTCAGGTGACAATTATCTGAAGCCGTACGTGATTTCTGAACCGGAGGTGACGGTGACGGAGCGGACGGAGGAGGACGAGTGTTTGATACTGGCGAGTGATGGGTTGTGGGATGTGGTGTCGAATGAAACCGCATGTGGTGTGGTGAGGATGTGCCTCAAGGCGCAGAAGCCGCCGTCGCCGCCGGGATCTCCGGGGAGTGACGTGGCGGCGGACGGTTCCGACCGGGCTTGCTCCGATGCGTCGATTTTGTTAACCAAGTTAGCGTTGGCGAGGCATAGTTCGGATAATGTGAGCGTGGTGGTGGTTGATTTGAGGAGAGATCAACGACAATCATCAAACTCCAATTAATTAACGTTGGCGAGAAACCAAACCAAAACCCTTTGTTTTCAGGACTTCGTTAAGAACGGGAAGACCAAATCAGAGGGAGGAGGGGCTTGTGGCTTTTGCTTTATCAAATGTTGATTGTAATGTAATGGGATTTTAggttaaaaaaacaaaggagCAAGGAAATTGTAACtttggaaaatgaaaaaaaaaaaaaaaacataggaaAATTTTACTATGGGGAAAATTTGTGTCGACAAAGGAATCAATCGGCCGGTCGACGCCCCTTTTCTCTTTGTCCATAATCGAATCTATAAATTGGATTTTGCTTTGATTCGTGTCTCTACCAATttctattttaagtttattCTTGCAAATATTGGATCAAAGTTCATTATTGAATTTACTAGGACTTTTTGAAACTGAATGTGTCTATTGTCCAACTCTACCAAGATTATACCGGTTCgataagttatatattttttgttctgtaGTTTTACTTACAGTACAACATTTGGAGATGAACGACATTATTCATCTGCAGTTTTACAAGACGAGCACTGGAAAACGTTGCTATTCTTAAAAATTCAAAGCCAAACTGCCTCTTTTTTATTCCTCTGAACACTAATTGCTTGGATTAGATGTTGAATAACTTGACAGACAATGGCCCTTTCTGCTCCTATCCTCCCCAACTCTTGTGTATCTAAACCAAAGCTATTATCGCACCTAGTTTCCTCCTCCACTCTCAAGTCTCAAATCAGAGAAAAACTTTTGAATATTAAACAAATTATAGTTATTAACACTAATCTTTACTAATGATAtttagatgaaattttaaaagagaTGCATTTTAGTACCTTGTCACTTGTCAGGAAGCTTGAATAAGTGTCATGATTTAAAGAGTTCGtcgaattattttttatccaagTGTACTAACTCGATATCACAATAATAATATCGAGAAGGAAATTAGATTGAACAAGGTACTGAGGAAGTTGCGACatcagaaaaaattataaaaatttgaatctgTAGAACCAGTTAAATTGGTTTAAAATGCGGATCTCGGAACTCTTGCATCATGAAAAAGATAATGGGTAATTTTCATGTTTGGATAATCTTTCTAAAAATACTTTTGgatgataaatgtttttttagagaAAGATATTGTACATGCTTGTTTGGATTCAAATTTGTGGACATAGCTTGAGTCAAAAGTATATTATAAATCTCAAGTTTAGTAAAAGAATGAGTTTACTATAagtatagtttatattttgatatatttttgtttaaaattatgttaataaaatgaattttatttgaataatattattaattagaagtacttttaattaatgttgCTATTGAATAGAAACTATTAATGGAAAATGAACTTTCAAAAAGATCAGTGATTAGATATAAGTTGTTAatataatagaattaaaattgaagcatttaagtattatttgagtttaatttttgataaaaaaaaaattttgttaGATTTTATTTACCTCCCGACTTAACTCCAGATCCCTTCAAAGTATTTTATATACCTACATTAAACACTAAAATGAGTTTGATTTAGAAGCAACAAATGAGGCgcttttcaaagtttttttagtttaattttctaGCCCTGCtggtgtaaatattttttaattaaaaaccatCTTAAGTGTGGAATTTTAAAGAGCCATTATAAaagttgataaaattataatatataatataataatttttaattgaatggtagtgtaaaaaatatttatctcatcaataaattttaattaaattcatgcatatttttatatatgatttcaTACCATTCttcggttttttttaaaatactattctTACTTTTTCTTTGTGTAGTCTAATAGATAAAACAtagattaagaaatataattaatatacatatttttaaattttttttaatataacctccattatcatttatcttttatttatgataaatatatagaatattttaaaattaaatgaaaatataaaaatattagtaaaatcaTCTTAAGCTTTTACAAAATAGATCAATACgaaattttgtaagaaaaaatacGGACacgtaataaaaagaaagataatgttattatttattgtaaaaattgatattattattattattatcatcattattatacCATCAAATGTTATGATGATGAAGCTGTGCTGGGTAGCAATAACCTCTACACGACACAAGAGTCACATAAGAAACTCGACAATAGATGTAATTTGATGACAGTGCCCTTTATTTGGGACCCCAGTTGTCGACTTGAGGATGGATAAATGTTGTTCCTCTAAATAGTTATATTCATGTAGTTCTTTTTCCGTACACGGCTTAGgcaattaaagaaacaaatcaataaatcaaaagataaatcatttaaaaaaacatgctttaattgtattctttaaaaatttatataatttaatttctaattttatacattttgtGATATGTTTTCTTCTAACCcgaaattgaataaattttaaaattaaatttatgatcaagtcaataaaatttttaaaaaataaattgtctggAAAGTAATTATTTTGAAGACTAAATTATGTATTAAGTTGTCATTAATTCGATATATTTAGAGATTAGATTATACATACAAACAATTTTAAGaatcaaactaaaattaattgtcactgagaacgaaattatatctactcattttataattaaatactttaatGATGATCTAGTAGTTATCGgtagtatttttcttttaagaggAAACACAATTCTTAAACAGaatgaaaggaaaaagataTTTGGGTTTTGGTTGTTACTTGTTAGCACATTACaccattttttatgcaaatttCACAAATAAACTAAACATGTGGGCTCACTTACATTATTAATCAAAGATGGACACGTAGCATTTGATCCTTTTTTTGTGTCACCATCTCTTAGCTGGACGAGATTTGCTTGGATTTGATGCTGATTGCTTGCGTTCAACCCTATCAGTTGGGCCCAT
This region includes:
- the LOC114382360 gene encoding protein phosphatase 2C 37-like — encoded protein: MAGICCGVVGEGDTPAPLEPTTRPSRRRSLDILPLKYIADMAVPPSDGSRKRPKLDLRDRDNVVQNCDESTGHKVVKKEAKVEIHDNVSETKNVTVADASEVEDSPKFGVTSVCGRRRDMEDSVSVRPSFTQGFHYFGVFDGHGCSHVATMCKERLHEIVNEEIDSARENLEWKLTMENGFARMDDEVNRRSQSNQTFTCRCELQTPHCDAVGSTAVVAIVTPDKLVVSNCGDSRAVLCRKGVAIPLSSDHKPDRPDELLRVQSKGGRVIYWDGPRVLGVLAMSRAIGDNYLKPYVISEPEVTVTERTEEDECLILASDGLWDVVSNETACGVVRMCLKAQKPPSPPGSPGSDVAADGSDRACSDASILLTKLALARHSSDNVSVVVVDLRRDQRQSSNSN